In Carya illinoinensis cultivar Pawnee chromosome 10, C.illinoinensisPawnee_v1, whole genome shotgun sequence, one DNA window encodes the following:
- the LOC122279180 gene encoding CTP synthase-like isoform X2, which produces MKYVLVTGGVVSGLGKGVTASSIGLLLKACGLRVTSIKIDPYLNTDAGTMSPFEHGEVFVLDDGGEVDLDLGNYERFLDIKLTRDNNITTGKIYQSVIDKERRGDYLGKTVQVVPHITDAIQEWIERVSMIPVDGKAGPADVCVIELGGTIGDIESMPFIEALGQFSYHVGTGNFCLIHVSLVPILNVVGEQKTKPTQHSVRGLRGLGLTPHILACRSTTALDQHVKVKLSQFCHVAEENIITLYDVTNIWHIPLLLRDQKAHEAILKVLNLLGEAKEPALEEWTSRAEICDKLHEPVHIAMVGKYTGLSDSYLSVLKALVHASVFHRKKLVVDWVPASHLEEATEKENPDAYKAAWKLLKGADGVLVPGGFGDRGVQGKILAAKYAREKRVPFLGICLGMQIAVIEFARSVLGLKDANSTEFDPDTRNPCVIFMPEGSKTHMGATMRLGLRRTYFQVMDCKSARLYGSRSFIDERHRHRYEVNPDMVARLEKAGLSFAGKDETGQRMEIIELPSHPYFIGVQFHPEFKSRPGNPSPLFLGVYLVCLAKMRPTE; this is translated from the exons ATGAAGTACGTGTTGGTGACGGGTGGAGTAGTTAGCGGTCTCGGGAAGGGGGTCACCGCCAGTAGCATTGGTCTGCTTCTCAAGGCCTGTGGACTGCGCGTTACTTCCATCAAAATTG ATCCTTACTTGAACACCGATGCCGGAACAATGTCCCCTTTTGAGCACGGGGAAGTTTTCGTGTTAGACGATGGCGGTGAG GTGGACCTGGACCTTGGAAATTATGAGCGGTTCCTCGATATCAAGCTGACTCGTGATAATAATATCACTACTGGAAAGATTTACCAG TCCGTTATTGATAAGGAGAGAAGGGGAGATTATCTGGGGAAAACTGTGCAG GTTGTCCCTCACATCACAGATGCCATTCAAGAGTGGATAGAGCGTGTGTCAATGATACCAGTCGATGGGAAGGCAGGTCCAGCTGATGTTTGTGTCATAGAATTGGGTGGAACTATAG GAGATATTGAATCCATGCCATTTATCGAGGCTTTGGGGCAATTCTCTTACCATGTAG GGACTGGAAACTTTTGTTTGATTCACGTCAGCCTTGTGCCCATTTTAAATGTTGTCGGTGAACAG aaaacaaaaccaacccAGCACAGTGTTCGGGGACTAAGAGGCCTGGGTTTGACGCCACATATCTTAGCTTGCCGCAGTACAACG GCACTTGACCAGCATGTAAAAGTGAAACTCTCTCAGTTTTGCCATGTTGCG GAAGAAAACATCATCACTCTCTATGATGTAACAAACATCTGGCACATTCCTTTGCTTTTAAGA GATCAGAAGGCCCATGAAGCAATCTTGAAAGTGCTGAACCTGCTGGG TGAAGCAAAAGAGCCTGCACTCGAGGAATGGACTTCTAGGGCTGAAATCTGTGACAAGTTGCATGAGCCG GTCCATATTGCCATGGTTGGAAAGTATACAGGCCTTTCCGATTCCTACCTCTCTGTACTGAAG GCTCTTGTGCATGCTTCTGTTTTCCATCGAAAGAAACTCGTTGTAGATTGGGTTCCTGCTTCCCACCTTGAAGAAGCAACAGAAAAAGAG AATCCAGATGCTTATAAAGCTGCTTGGAAGTTGTTgaag GGTGCAGATGGTGTTCTTGTCCCTGGAGGTTTTGGTGACAGGGGGGTGCAAGGGAAAATTCTTGCAGCAAAATATGCTCGAGAAAAAAGAGTTCCGTTTCTTGGCATTTGTCTAGGAATGCAAATTGCTGTCATTGAGTTTGCACGATCTGTTCTTGGTCTGAAGGATGCTAACAGCACTGAATTTGATCCCGATACCAGGAATCCCTGCGTTATATTTATGCCTGAG GGCTCAAAAACACATATGGGGGCCACTATGCGTCTTGGATTAAGGAGGACATATTTCCAGGTTATGGACTGCAAATCTGCAAGACT GTATGGAAGTAGAAGCTTCATTGATGAAAGACATCGGCATAGATATGAG GTCAATCCTGATATGGTAGCTCGCCTTGAAAAAGCTGGCCTCTCTTTTGCCGGCAAAGATGAAACTGGTCAACGCATGGAG ATTATCGAGCTACCTAGTCATCCATACTTCATTGGGGTGCAATTTCATCCTGAATTTAAATCAAGACCTGGAAATCCTTCTCCTTTATTTTTAG GAGTTTATTTGGTATGTCTTGCCAAAATGCGTCCAACAGAGTAG
- the LOC122279180 gene encoding CTP synthase-like isoform X1 has protein sequence MKYVLVTGGVVSGLGKGVTASSIGLLLKACGLRVTSIKIDPYLNTDAGTMSPFEHGEVFVLDDGGEVDLDLGNYERFLDIKLTRDNNITTGKIYQSVIDKERRGDYLGKTVQVVPHITDAIQEWIERVSMIPVDGKAGPADVCVIELGGTIGDIESMPFIEALGQFSYHVGTGNFCLIHVSLVPILNVVGEQKTKPTQHSVRGLRGLGLTPHILACRSTTALDQHVKVKLSQFCHVAEENIITLYDVTNIWHIPLLLRDQKAHEAILKVLNLLGEAKEPALEEWTSRAEICDKLHEPVHIAMVGKYTGLSDSYLSVLKALVHASVFHRKKLVVDWVPASHLEEATEKENPDAYKAAWKLLKGADGVLVPGGFGDRGVQGKILAAKYAREKRVPFLGICLGMQIAVIEFARSVLGLKDANSTEFDPDTRNPCVIFMPEGSKTHMGATMRLGLRRTYFQVMDCKSARLYGSRSFIDERHRHRYEVNPDMVARLEKAGLSFAGKDETGQRMEIIELPSHPYFIGVQFHPEFKSRPGNPSPLFLGLIAAACGELDAVLQGYGSQRNVPNGVGNDSSKLKVYQNGSATKPTIALPGEDSNTGLRGYGCQRNAPNGVGNDTAKVKVYQNGSATKPTIALPDEETTDGVLQVYGSQRNVLNGVGNDTSKVKVYQNGSATKSTIGLPDGVYSNVNGIYL, from the exons ATGAAGTACGTGTTGGTGACGGGTGGAGTAGTTAGCGGTCTCGGGAAGGGGGTCACCGCCAGTAGCATTGGTCTGCTTCTCAAGGCCTGTGGACTGCGCGTTACTTCCATCAAAATTG ATCCTTACTTGAACACCGATGCCGGAACAATGTCCCCTTTTGAGCACGGGGAAGTTTTCGTGTTAGACGATGGCGGTGAG GTGGACCTGGACCTTGGAAATTATGAGCGGTTCCTCGATATCAAGCTGACTCGTGATAATAATATCACTACTGGAAAGATTTACCAG TCCGTTATTGATAAGGAGAGAAGGGGAGATTATCTGGGGAAAACTGTGCAG GTTGTCCCTCACATCACAGATGCCATTCAAGAGTGGATAGAGCGTGTGTCAATGATACCAGTCGATGGGAAGGCAGGTCCAGCTGATGTTTGTGTCATAGAATTGGGTGGAACTATAG GAGATATTGAATCCATGCCATTTATCGAGGCTTTGGGGCAATTCTCTTACCATGTAG GGACTGGAAACTTTTGTTTGATTCACGTCAGCCTTGTGCCCATTTTAAATGTTGTCGGTGAACAG aaaacaaaaccaacccAGCACAGTGTTCGGGGACTAAGAGGCCTGGGTTTGACGCCACATATCTTAGCTTGCCGCAGTACAACG GCACTTGACCAGCATGTAAAAGTGAAACTCTCTCAGTTTTGCCATGTTGCG GAAGAAAACATCATCACTCTCTATGATGTAACAAACATCTGGCACATTCCTTTGCTTTTAAGA GATCAGAAGGCCCATGAAGCAATCTTGAAAGTGCTGAACCTGCTGGG TGAAGCAAAAGAGCCTGCACTCGAGGAATGGACTTCTAGGGCTGAAATCTGTGACAAGTTGCATGAGCCG GTCCATATTGCCATGGTTGGAAAGTATACAGGCCTTTCCGATTCCTACCTCTCTGTACTGAAG GCTCTTGTGCATGCTTCTGTTTTCCATCGAAAGAAACTCGTTGTAGATTGGGTTCCTGCTTCCCACCTTGAAGAAGCAACAGAAAAAGAG AATCCAGATGCTTATAAAGCTGCTTGGAAGTTGTTgaag GGTGCAGATGGTGTTCTTGTCCCTGGAGGTTTTGGTGACAGGGGGGTGCAAGGGAAAATTCTTGCAGCAAAATATGCTCGAGAAAAAAGAGTTCCGTTTCTTGGCATTTGTCTAGGAATGCAAATTGCTGTCATTGAGTTTGCACGATCTGTTCTTGGTCTGAAGGATGCTAACAGCACTGAATTTGATCCCGATACCAGGAATCCCTGCGTTATATTTATGCCTGAG GGCTCAAAAACACATATGGGGGCCACTATGCGTCTTGGATTAAGGAGGACATATTTCCAGGTTATGGACTGCAAATCTGCAAGACT GTATGGAAGTAGAAGCTTCATTGATGAAAGACATCGGCATAGATATGAG GTCAATCCTGATATGGTAGCTCGCCTTGAAAAAGCTGGCCTCTCTTTTGCCGGCAAAGATGAAACTGGTCAACGCATGGAG ATTATCGAGCTACCTAGTCATCCATACTTCATTGGGGTGCAATTTCATCCTGAATTTAAATCAAGACCTGGAAATCCTTCTCCTTTATTTTTAG GACTTATAGCAGCAGCATGTGGGGAATTGGATGCTGTCCTACAAGGATATGGGAGCCAAAGGAATGTCCCTAACGGAGTTGGAAATGATAGCTCGAAACTCAAAGTTTACCAAAATGGAAGTGCAACTAAGCCCACGATTGCATTGCCTGGTGAGGATTCCAATACTGGCTTACGAGGATATGGGTGCCAAAGGAATGCCCCAAATGGAGTTGGGAATGATACCGCAAAAGTCAAAGTGTACCAAAATGGAAGTGCAACTAAGCCCACCATTGCATTGCCTGATGAGGAGACGACAGACGGTGTCTTACAAGTATATGGGAGCCAAAGGAATGTCTTAAATGGAGTTGGGAATGATACCTCAAAAGTCAAAGTTTACCAAAATGGAAGTGCAACTAAGTCCACCATTGGATTGCCTGATGGTGTTTATAGCAATGTCAATGGGATCTACTTGTGA